From Candidatus Hinthialibacter antarcticus, a single genomic window includes:
- the rplW gene encoding 50S ribosomal protein L23, producing the protein MNPYDVIRESVFTERSTAMSESENTYTFKVRTDANKLQIKEAVETAFNVKVAVVRTISVHPKRRIDRYRGIEGKTRAFKKALVKLAPGHSIEFA; encoded by the coding sequence ATGAATCCGTACGATGTAATTAGAGAAAGCGTGTTTACGGAACGCTCGACGGCAATGTCGGAATCGGAAAACACTTATACTTTTAAAGTGCGCACCGATGCCAACAAATTACAAATAAAAGAAGCTGTGGAAACGGCATTTAACGTAAAGGTTGCGGTTGTTCGCACCATTAGCGTTCACCCCAAGCGCCGCATAGATCGCTACCGCGGCATCGAAGGCAAGACTAGGGCATTTAAGAAGGCGCTCGTTAAATTGGCGCCGGGACATTCGATCGAATTCGCGTAA
- the rplD gene encoding 50S ribosomal protein L4: protein MVAFDVYDHSKKVKEKVDLADSVFSTEVNEFFLHQVLTSYEANKRQGNHKTKNRNEVHGTKSKPFRQKGTGRARQGTLVGPHQRHGARQFGPVPRSYRQSIPRKMKQEAFRQCLSLQNTRGKLSVLTDLQFNDMKTKQASALLNAFEVGGRVLLIDVNPQDNALLSVRNISKTSLLPVSSCSPLDIFQSDYVLLTKAAAELYQQRYSREGGSAE, encoded by the coding sequence ATGGTTGCGTTTGACGTATACGACCATAGCAAAAAAGTGAAAGAAAAAGTGGACTTGGCCGACTCGGTATTTTCAACCGAAGTCAATGAGTTCTTCTTGCACCAGGTTCTGACCTCGTATGAGGCGAATAAGCGGCAAGGAAACCACAAAACCAAGAACCGCAATGAGGTGCATGGTACCAAGAGCAAGCCTTTCCGTCAAAAGGGAACAGGCCGCGCTCGTCAAGGTACCTTGGTTGGACCTCACCAACGACATGGCGCCCGTCAATTTGGCCCGGTGCCGCGTTCGTACCGCCAGTCGATTCCACGCAAGATGAAGCAAGAGGCGTTTCGCCAGTGTCTTTCCTTGCAAAACACTCGTGGAAAGTTGTCTGTACTGACGGACTTGCAATTCAATGACATGAAAACAAAGCAGGCGTCAGCGTTGCTGAATGCATTTGAAGTGGGAGGACGCGTCTTGTTAATCGACGTCAACCCTCAAGACAATGCGTTGCTTTCAGTTCGCAACATCAGCAAAACCTCCCTGCTGCCGGTGTCGTCTTGTTCACCGCTCGATATTTTCCAGTCGGATTATGTCCTGCTGACCAAAGCGGCGGCTGAACTGTATCAGCAACGGTATTCCCGTGAAGGAGGTTCAGCTGAATGA